The following are from one region of the Juglans regia cultivar Chandler chromosome 10, Walnut 2.0, whole genome shotgun sequence genome:
- the LOC109009395 gene encoding FCS-Like Zinc finger 6-like, whose translation MLLGKRPRPPIRRTSSMTGINVDPSVFEAPDSDLQNPVNDPHATAIGEAPAVAQTMNFVPNGGYVDQRFLATVNSPRSTQLGSNSGTADHFMETAHFLHTCGLCKKRLAPGRDIYMYRGDTAFCSLECREQQMKQDERKEN comes from the exons atgtTGCTGGGGAAGCGTCCACGCCCTCCAATAAGAAGAACATCAAGCATGACCGGGATCAACGTGGATCCTAGCGTCTTTGAAGCTCCGGATTCTGATCTTCAAAACCCCGTAAATGATCCTCATGCAACAGCGATTGGAGAAGCGCCGGCGGTGGCTCAGACCATGAACTTCGTTCCGAATGGAGGATACGTCGACCAACGTTTCTTGGCGACGGTGAACTCTCCCAGATCAACCCAGCTTGGAAGCAACTCTGGTACTGCTGATCATTTCATGGAGACTGCCCACTTTCTGCATACGTGTGGCCTCTGTAAAAAACGCCTCGCACCTGGCCGAGACATCTACATGTATAG GGGGGATACAGCGTTTTGTAGTTTAGAGTGCAGGGAGCAACAGATGAAGCAAGATGAGAGGAAAGAGAACTGA
- the LOC109021016 gene encoding chaperone protein dnaJ 20, chloroplastic-like, which translates to MEISLRMSPKIATVVLVPKLQKTRSSRRKAYHEFNNISCRSNEVAMQKRDVTNFYEVLSLGSDHRNVSFDEIKKAYRNLALQCHPDVCPDPSAKQESTKRFVELRKAYDTLSDPISRQMYDYELALVKTITWSEVGGVSAEENRKYSSRFSKEVWEKQLSGLKKRSQIRMEIRTKKYAGHEM; encoded by the coding sequence ATGGAGATCTCCTTGCGAATGAGTCCGAAGATTGCTACAGTAGTACTGGTACCAAAGCTACAGAAAACAAGATCATCCAGGAGAAAAGCTTATCATGAGTTCAACAATATATCGTGTAGATCTAATGAGGTGGCCATGCAAAAAAGGGACGTCACCAACTTTTATGAAGTTCTTTCCCTTGGTTCTGATCATCGGAACGTTAGCTTCGATGAGATAAAGAAGGCCTACAGAAACTTAGCTCTCCAATGCCACCCCGATGTTTGTCCTGATCCATCTGCAAAACAAGAGTCCACCAAACGATTTGTTGAGCTTAGGAAGGCTTATGACACACTTTCTGATCCAATTTCGCGTCAGATGTATGATTACGAGTTGGCTTTGGTCAAGACAATTACGTGGTCTGAAGTCGGGGGTGTTTCTGCCGAGGAAAATAGGAAGTACTCATCCCGATTTTCCAAGGAAGTCTGGGAAAAACAGCTCTCTGGACTAAAGAAGAGGTCTCAGATCCGAATGGAGATCAGGACAAAGAAATATGCAGGACATGAGATGTAG
- the LOC109009394 gene encoding inositol-3-phosphate synthase-like: MFIEKFKVESPNVKYTENEIQSVYNYETTELVHENRNGTYHWIVKPKTVKYEFKTDTHVPKLGVMLVGWGGNNGSTLTAGVIANREGISWATKDKVQQANYFGSLTQASTIRVGSFNGEEIYAPFKSLLPMVNPDDIVFGGWDISDMNLADSMARAKVLDIDLQKQLRPYMESMVPLPGVYNPDFIAANQGSRANNVIKGTKKEQVQQIIKDIREFKEASKVDKVVVLWTANTERYSNVIVGLNDTTENLLASLDRNEAEISPSTLYALACILENIPFINGSPQNTFVPGLIDLAIKRNSLIGGDDFKSGQTKMKSVLVDFLVGAGIKPTSIVSYNHLGNNDGMNLSAPQTFRSKEISKSNVVDDMVSSNAILYEPGEHPDHVVVIKYVPYVGDSKRAMDEYTSEIFLGGKSTIVMHNTCEDSLLAAPIILDLVLLAELSTRIQLKAEKEGKFHSFHPVATILSYLTKAPLVPPGTPVVNALSKQRAMLENILRACVGLAPENNMILEYK; encoded by the exons ATGTTCATCGAGAAATTCAAGGTAGAGAGTCCGAATGTGAAGTACACAGAGAATGAGATTCAGTCTGTGTACAACTACGAAACCACTGAGCTTGTCCATGAGAACAGGAATGGCACCTATCACTGGATTGTCAAGCCTAAGACCGTCAAATATGAATTCAAGACTGATACCCATGTCCCTAAGTTAGG GGTTATGCTTGTGGGATGGGGAGGGAACAACGGTTCAACCCTCACTGCTGGTGTTATTGCCAACCGAGA AGGCATCTCCTGGGCAACCAAGGACAAAGTGCAACAAGCCAATTACTTTGGCTCCCTGACCCAAGCATCAACAATTCGAGTTGGGTCTTTTAATGGAGAGGAGATCTATGCTCCTTTCAAGAGCCTGCTCCCTATG GTGAACCCAGACGACATTGTATTTGGGGGTTGGGATATTAGTGACATGAACTTAGCAGATTCCATGGCTAGGGCCAAGGTGCTGGACATTGATCTGCAGAAGCAATTGAGGCCCTACATGGAGTCCATGGTTCCGCTTCCTGGAGTCTACAACCCTGATTTTATTGCTGCCAACCAAGGTTCCCGTGCCAACAATGTGATCAAAGGGACCAAGAAAGAACAAGTCCAACAAATCATTAAAGATATTAG GGAGTTTAAGGAGGCAAGTAAGGTGGATAAGGTGGTTGTGCTGTGGACTGCCAACACAGAGAGGTACAGTAATGTGATTGTGGGTCTAAACGACACCACCGAAAACCTTTTGGCTTCTCTGGACAGGAATGAGGCCGAGATATCTCCTTCCACCTTATATGCCTTGGCTTGTATTCTTGAAAACATTCCTTTTATCAACGGAAGCCCTCAGAACACTTTTGTCCCTG GGCTGATTGATTTGGCTATTAAGAGGAACAGTCTGATTGGTGGGGATGACTTCAAGAGTGGTCAGACGAAAATGAAATCTGTGTTGGTCGATTTCCTTGTTGGGGCTGGTATCAAG CCAACGTCCATAGTGAGCTACAACCATTTAGGAAACAATGACGGGATGAATCTCTCGGCCCCACAAACCTTCCGCTCCAAAGAGATCTCCAAGAGCAATGTCGTTGATGACATGGTTTCCAGTAACGCCATCCTCTATGAGCCTGGCGAGCATCCTGACCATGTTGTGGTCATCAAG TATGTGCCGTACGTGGGGGATAGCAAGAGAGCCATGGATGAGTACACCTCAGAGATATTCCTGGGTGGGAAGAGCACCATAGTGATGCACAACACGTGCGAGGACTCCCTGTTGGCTGCTCCCATCATCCTTGATTTGGTGCTTCTTGCTGAGCTCAGTACTCGTATCCAGCTCAAAGCTGAGAAAGAG GGCAAATTTCACTCCTTCCACCCTGTGGCTACTATTCTCAGTTACCTCACCAAGGCTCCTCTT GTTCCTCCTGGCACCCCAGTTGTGAATGCACTGTCGAAGCAGCGGGCTATGCTTGAGAACATACTGAGGGCTTGTGTCGGACTGGCTCCCGAGAACAACATGATTTTGGAATACAAGTGA